A genomic stretch from Dama dama isolate Ldn47 chromosome 10, ASM3311817v1, whole genome shotgun sequence includes:
- the TGFB1I1 gene encoding transforming growth factor beta-1-induced transcript 1 protein isoform X1, with protein sequence MEDLDALLSDLETTTSHMPRSGALKERPPEPLTSPLTQMGPGESSGASGDKDHLYSTVCKPRSPKPAAPATPPFSSSCGVLGTGLCELDRLLQELNATQFNITDEIMSQFPSSKETAGEQKEDQSEDKKRPSPPPSPSPVLPKPSATSATLELDRLMASLSDFRVQNHLPASGPTPPPLPSSVNEDTPSPTGPTSKGSLDTMLGLLQSDLSRRGVPTQAKGLCGSCNKPIAGQVVTALGRAWHPEHFVCGGCSTALGGSSFFEKDGAPFCPECYFERFSPRCGLCNQPIRHKMVTALGTHWHPEHFCCVSCGEPFGDEGFHEREGRPYCRRDFLQLFAPRCQGCQGPILDNYISALSALWHPDCFVCRECFAPFSGGSFFEHEGRPLCENHFHARRGSLCATCGLPVTGRCVSALGRRFHPDHFTCTFCLRPLTKGSFQERAGKPYCQPCFLKLFG encoded by the exons ATGCCCTGCTTTCTGACCTGGAGACCACAACCTCACACATGCCAAGGTCAGGGGCTCTAAAAGAGCGGCCCCCAGAGCCCCTCACGTCTCCTCTGACACAG ATGGGGCCTGGGGAATCTTCAGGAGCCTCTGGGGACAAGGACCATCTGTATAG CACGGTATGCAAGCCTCGGTCCCCGAAGCCTGCAGCCCCTGCCACCCCTCCATTCTCCTCTTCCTGCGGTGTCTTGGGCACGGGGCTCTGTGAGCTAGACAGGTTGCTTCAGGAACTTAATGCTACTCAGTTCAACATAACAG ATGAAATAATGTCTCAGTTCCCATCTAGCAAGGAGACAGCAGGGGAGCAGAAGGAGGACCAGTCTGAGGACAAGAAAAGGCCCAGCCC ccctcccagcccctcccctgttCTCCCAAAGCCTTCAGCCACCTCAGCCACCCTGGAGCTAGATAGACTGATGGCCTCACTCTCTGACTTCCGTGTCCAGAACCAT CTTCCAGCCTCAGGGCCCACCCCACCACCATTGCCAAGCTCCGTGAATGAGGACACACCCTCCCCAACAGGGCCCACCAGCAAAGGCAGCCTGGACACCATGCTGGGGCTACTTCAGTCTGACCTCAGCCGCCGTGGCGTTCCCACCCAGGCCAAGGGCCTCTGTGGCTCCTGCAATAAACCCATTGCTGGGCAA GTCGTGACGGCGCTTGGCCGTGCTTGGCATCCTGAGCACTTCGTTTGCGGCGGCTGTTCCACCGCCCTGGGAGGCAGCAGCTTCTTCGAGAAGGATGGAGCTCCCTTCTGTCCTGAGTGCTACTTCGAGCGCTTCTCTCCGCGATGTGGCCTCTGCAATCAACCCATCCGACAC AAGATGGTTACTGCCTTGGGCACCCACTGGCACCCGGAGCATTTCTGCTGCGTTAGTTGCGGGGAGCCCTTCGGAGATGAAG GTTTCCACGAGCGGGAGGGCCGCCCCTACTGCCGCCGGGACTTCCTGCAGCTGTTCGCGCCGCGCTGCCAGGGTTGCCAAGGCCCCATTCTGGACAACTACATCTCGGCGCTCAGCGCGCTCTGGCACCCGGACTGTTTCGTCTGCCGG GAATGTTTCGCGCCCTTCTCGGGAGGCAGCTTTTTCGAGCACGAGGGCCGTCCGCTCTGCGAGAACCATTTCCACGCGCGGCGCGGGTCTCTGTGCGCCACGTGTGGCCTCCCGGTGACCGGCCGATGCGTGTCGGCCCTGGGCCGCCGCTTCCACCCGGACCACTTCACCTGCACCTTCTGCCTGCGCCCGCTCACCAAGGGCTCCTTCCAGGAGCGCGCGGGCAAGCCCTATTGCCAGCCCTGCTTCCTCAAGCTCTTCGGCTGA
- the TGFB1I1 gene encoding transforming growth factor beta-1-induced transcript 1 protein isoform X2 gives MPRSGALKERPPEPLTSPLTQMGPGESSGASGDKDHLYSTVCKPRSPKPAAPATPPFSSSCGVLGTGLCELDRLLQELNATQFNITDEIMSQFPSSKETAGEQKEDQSEDKKRPSPPPSPSPVLPKPSATSATLELDRLMASLSDFRVQNHLPASGPTPPPLPSSVNEDTPSPTGPTSKGSLDTMLGLLQSDLSRRGVPTQAKGLCGSCNKPIAGQVVTALGRAWHPEHFVCGGCSTALGGSSFFEKDGAPFCPECYFERFSPRCGLCNQPIRHKMVTALGTHWHPEHFCCVSCGEPFGDEGFHEREGRPYCRRDFLQLFAPRCQGCQGPILDNYISALSALWHPDCFVCRECFAPFSGGSFFEHEGRPLCENHFHARRGSLCATCGLPVTGRCVSALGRRFHPDHFTCTFCLRPLTKGSFQERAGKPYCQPCFLKLFG, from the exons ATGCCAAGGTCAGGGGCTCTAAAAGAGCGGCCCCCAGAGCCCCTCACGTCTCCTCTGACACAG ATGGGGCCTGGGGAATCTTCAGGAGCCTCTGGGGACAAGGACCATCTGTATAG CACGGTATGCAAGCCTCGGTCCCCGAAGCCTGCAGCCCCTGCCACCCCTCCATTCTCCTCTTCCTGCGGTGTCTTGGGCACGGGGCTCTGTGAGCTAGACAGGTTGCTTCAGGAACTTAATGCTACTCAGTTCAACATAACAG ATGAAATAATGTCTCAGTTCCCATCTAGCAAGGAGACAGCAGGGGAGCAGAAGGAGGACCAGTCTGAGGACAAGAAAAGGCCCAGCCC ccctcccagcccctcccctgttCTCCCAAAGCCTTCAGCCACCTCAGCCACCCTGGAGCTAGATAGACTGATGGCCTCACTCTCTGACTTCCGTGTCCAGAACCAT CTTCCAGCCTCAGGGCCCACCCCACCACCATTGCCAAGCTCCGTGAATGAGGACACACCCTCCCCAACAGGGCCCACCAGCAAAGGCAGCCTGGACACCATGCTGGGGCTACTTCAGTCTGACCTCAGCCGCCGTGGCGTTCCCACCCAGGCCAAGGGCCTCTGTGGCTCCTGCAATAAACCCATTGCTGGGCAA GTCGTGACGGCGCTTGGCCGTGCTTGGCATCCTGAGCACTTCGTTTGCGGCGGCTGTTCCACCGCCCTGGGAGGCAGCAGCTTCTTCGAGAAGGATGGAGCTCCCTTCTGTCCTGAGTGCTACTTCGAGCGCTTCTCTCCGCGATGTGGCCTCTGCAATCAACCCATCCGACAC AAGATGGTTACTGCCTTGGGCACCCACTGGCACCCGGAGCATTTCTGCTGCGTTAGTTGCGGGGAGCCCTTCGGAGATGAAG GTTTCCACGAGCGGGAGGGCCGCCCCTACTGCCGCCGGGACTTCCTGCAGCTGTTCGCGCCGCGCTGCCAGGGTTGCCAAGGCCCCATTCTGGACAACTACATCTCGGCGCTCAGCGCGCTCTGGCACCCGGACTGTTTCGTCTGCCGG GAATGTTTCGCGCCCTTCTCGGGAGGCAGCTTTTTCGAGCACGAGGGCCGTCCGCTCTGCGAGAACCATTTCCACGCGCGGCGCGGGTCTCTGTGCGCCACGTGTGGCCTCCCGGTGACCGGCCGATGCGTGTCGGCCCTGGGCCGCCGCTTCCACCCGGACCACTTCACCTGCACCTTCTGCCTGCGCCCGCTCACCAAGGGCTCCTTCCAGGAGCGCGCGGGCAAGCCCTATTGCCAGCCCTGCTTCCTCAAGCTCTTCGGCTGA
- the SLC5A2 gene encoding sodium/glucose cotransporter 2 isoform X2: MCRTNRGTVGGYFLAGRSMVWWPVGASLFASNIGSGHFVGLAGTGAASGLAVAGFEWNALFVVLLLGWLFVPVYLTAGVITMPQYLRKRFGGRRIRLYLSVLSLFLYIFTKISVDMFSGAVFIQQALGWNIYASVIALLVITMIYTVTGGLAALMYTDTVQTFVILAGAFVLMGYAFHEVGGYSGLFDKYLRAVTSLTVSEDPAVGNISSSCFRPRPDSYHLLRDPVTGDLPWPALLLGLTIVSSWYWCSDQVIVQRCLAGKNLTHIKAGCILCGYLKLMPMFLMVMPGMISRVLYPDEVACVVPEVCKRVCGTEVGCSNIAYPRLVVKLMPNGLRGLMLAVMLAALMSSLASIFNSSSTLFTMDIYTRLRPRAGDRELLLVGRLWVVFIVAVSVAWLPVVQAAQGGQLFDYIQSVSSYLAPPVSAVFVLALFVPRVNEKGAFWGLIGGLLMGLARLVPEFSFGSGSCVRPSACPALLCRVHYLYFAILLFVCSGLLTLVVSLCTPPIPRKHLHRLVFSLRHSKEEREDLDAEELEGPTAAPVQNGCPEHAVEMEAPPTPRPGLLRQCLLWFCGVSRGGAGSPPRPTQEETAAAARRLEDISEDPHWARVVNLNALLMMAVATFLWGFYA; encoded by the exons ATGTGCAGAACCAACAGAGGCACCGTCGGCGGCTACTTCCTGGCGGGACGGAGCATGGTGTGGTGGCCG GTCGGGGCCTCTCTCTTCGCCAGCAACATCGGCAGTGGCCACTTCGTGGGCCTGGCAGGGACCGGTGCGGCGAGCGGCCTGGCGGTAGCTGGATTTGAGTGGAAT GCGTTGTTCGTGGTCCTGCTACTTGGCTGGCTCTTCGTGCCGGTGTACCTGACCGCGGGCGTCATCACCATGCCGCAGTACCTGCGCAAGCGCTTCGGCGGCCGTCGTATCCGCCTCTACTTGTCCGTGCTCTCGCTTTTTCTGTACATCTTCACCAAGATTTCG GTGGACATGTTCTCCGGGGCAGTATTCATTCAACAGGCTCTGGGCTGGAACATCTATGCCTCTGTCATCGCGCTCCTGGTCATCACCATGATCTACACTGTGACag GAGGGCTGGCGGCGCTGATGTACACGGACACGGTGCAGACCTTCGTCATTCTCGCGGGGGCCTTCGTCCTCATGGGTTACG CCTTCCACGAGGTGGGCGGGTATTCGGGGCTTTTCGACAAATACTTGCGGGCAGTGACGTCCCTGACGGTATCCGAGGATCCGGCCGTGGGCAACATCTCCAGCTCCTGCTTTCGACCCCGGCCGGACTCCTACCACCTGCTCCGGGACCCTGTCACGGGGGACCTGCCATGGCCCGCGCTGCTTCTGGGGCTTACTATCGTGTCCAGCTGGTACTGGTGCAGCGACCAG GTCATCGTGCAGCGCTGCCTGGCTGGGAAAAACCTCACCCACATCAAGGCGGGCTGCATCCTGTGCGGCTACTTGAAGCTGATGCCCATGTTCCTCATGGTCATGCCGGGCATGATCAGCCGCGTTCTTTACCCGG ACGAGGTGGCGTGCGTGGTGCCCGAGGTGTGTAAGCGCGTGTGCGGCACCGAGGTGGGCTGCTCCAACATCGCCTACCCGCGGCTCGTCGTGAAGCTCATGCCCAATG GTCTGCGCGGACTCATGCTGGCGGTCATGCTGGCGGCGCTCATGTCCTCGCTGGCCTCCATCTTCAACAGCAGCAGCACACTCTTCACCATGGACATCTACACGCGCCTGCGGCCCCGCGCGGGCGACCGCGAGCTGCTGCTAGTAGGACG GCTCTGGGTGGTGTTCATCGTGGCCGTGTCGGTGGCCTGGCTGCCCGTGGTGCAGGCGGCGCAGGGCGGGCAGCTCTTCGATTACATCCAGTCGGTCTCCAGCTACCTGGCGCCGCCGGTGTCTGCCGTCTTCGTGTTGGCGCTCTTCGTGCCCCGCGTCAACGAGAAG GGCGCCTTCTGGGGACTGATCGGGGGCCTGCTGATGGGTCTGGCACGCCTGGTTCCCGAGTTCTCCTTTGGCTCCGGCAGCTGCGTGCGCCCCTCGGCGTGCCCCGCGCTCCTCTGCCGCGTCCACTACCTCTACTTCGCCATCCTGCTCTTCGTCTGCTCCGGCCTCCTCACCCTCGTGGTCTCACTGTGCACACCGCCCATCCCGCGCAAGCAC CTCCACCGCCTGGTTTTCAGTCTCCGGCACAgcaaggaggagagggaggacctGGATGCTGAGGAGCTAGAAGGTCCGACCGCAGCCCCCGTGCAGAACGGGTGCCCTGAGCATGCAGTGGAGATGGAGG CACCCCCAACCCCAAGGCCAGGCCTGTTGCGGCAGTGCCTGCTCTGGTTCTGTGGTGTGAGCAGGGGTGGGGCGGGCAGCCCCCCACGGCCTACCCAGGAGGAGACAGCTGCTGCAGCCAGGCGGCTGGAGGACATCAGTGAGGACCCACACTGGGCCCGCGTCGTCAACCTCAACGCCCTGCTCATGATGGCCGTGGCCACGTTCCTCTGGGGCTTTTATGCCTGA
- the SLC5A2 gene encoding sodium/glucose cotransporter 2 isoform X1 — MGHHSEICPPGKLIGKGEPFSNSRKDNLCTRGSLSGLCPLTQAGCRRAGGADVHGHGADLRHSRGGLRPHGLRLPRGGRVFGAFRQILAGSDVPDGIRGSGRGQHLQLLLSTPAGLLPPAPGPCHGGPAMARAASGAYYRVQLVLVQRPGHRAALPGWEKPHPHQGGLHPVRLLEADAHVPHGHAGHDQPRSLPGRGGVRGARGLRGLMLAVMLAALMSSLASIFNSSSTLFTMDIYTRLRPRAGDRELLLVGRLWVVFIVAVSVAWLPVVQAAQGGQLFDYIQSVSSYLAPPVSAVFVLALFVPRVNEKGAFWGLIGGLLMGLARLVPEFSFGSGSCVRPSACPALLCRVHYLYFAILLFVCSGLLTLVVSLCTPPIPRKHLHRLVFSLRHSKEEREDLDAEELEGPTAAPVQNGCPEHAVEMEGKALPPGLGAGELGEPSVLRLTVRPQFLPAPPTPRPGLLRQCLLWFCGVSRGGAGSPPRPTQEETAAAARRLEDISEDPHWARVVNLNALLMMAVATFLWGFYA; from the exons ATGGGCCATCATTCTGAAATTTGCCCTCCAGGAAAATTAATTGGAAAAGGGGAACCCTTTTCCAATTCGCGCAAAGACAATCTATGTACTAGAGGCAGCCTGTCTGGGCTGTGCCCTCTGACCCAGGCCGGTTGCAGGAGGGCTGGCGGCGCTGATGTACACGGACACGGTGCAGACCTTCGTCATTCTCGCGGGGGCCTTCGTCCTCATGGGTTACG CCTTCCACGAGGTGGGCGGGTATTCGGGGCTTTTCGACAAATACTTGCGGGCAGTGACGTCCCTGACGGTATCCGAGGATCCGGCCGTGGGCAACATCTCCAGCTCCTGCTTTCGACCCCGGCCGGACTCCTACCACCTGCTCCGGGACCCTGTCACGGGGGACCTGCCATGGCCCGCGCTGCTTCTGGGGCTTACTATCGTGTCCAGCTGGTACTGGTGCAGCGACCAG GTCATCGTGCAGCGCTGCCTGGCTGGGAAAAACCTCACCCACATCAAGGCGGGCTGCATCCTGTGCGGCTACTTGAAGCTGATGCCCATGTTCCTCATGGTCATGCCGGGCATGATCAGCCGCGTTCTTTACCCGG ACGAGGTGGCGTGCGTGGTGCCCGAG GTCTGCGCGGACTCATGCTGGCGGTCATGCTGGCGGCGCTCATGTCCTCGCTGGCCTCCATCTTCAACAGCAGCAGCACACTCTTCACCATGGACATCTACACGCGCCTGCGGCCCCGCGCGGGCGACCGCGAGCTGCTGCTAGTAGGACG GCTCTGGGTGGTGTTCATCGTGGCCGTGTCGGTGGCCTGGCTGCCCGTGGTGCAGGCGGCGCAGGGCGGGCAGCTCTTCGATTACATCCAGTCGGTCTCCAGCTACCTGGCGCCGCCGGTGTCTGCCGTCTTCGTGTTGGCGCTCTTCGTGCCCCGCGTCAACGAGAAG GGCGCCTTCTGGGGACTGATCGGGGGCCTGCTGATGGGTCTGGCACGCCTGGTTCCCGAGTTCTCCTTTGGCTCCGGCAGCTGCGTGCGCCCCTCGGCGTGCCCCGCGCTCCTCTGCCGCGTCCACTACCTCTACTTCGCCATCCTGCTCTTCGTCTGCTCCGGCCTCCTCACCCTCGTGGTCTCACTGTGCACACCGCCCATCCCGCGCAAGCAC CTCCACCGCCTGGTTTTCAGTCTCCGGCACAgcaaggaggagagggaggacctGGATGCTGAGGAGCTAGAAGGTCCGACCGCAGCCCCCGTGCAGAACGGGTGCCCTGAGCATGCAGTGGAGATGGAGGGTAAGGCACTGCCCCCGGGACTTggggctggggagctgggggagcCGAGTGTCCTCAGACTCACTGTCAGGCCTCAATTTCTCCCAGCACCCCCAACCCCAAGGCCAGGCCTGTTGCGGCAGTGCCTGCTCTGGTTCTGTGGTGTGAGCAGGGGTGGGGCGGGCAGCCCCCCACGGCCTACCCAGGAGGAGACAGCTGCTGCAGCCAGGCGGCTGGAGGACATCAGTGAGGACCCACACTGGGCCCGCGTCGTCAACCTCAACGCCCTGCTCATGATGGCCGTGGCCACGTTCCTCTGGGGCTTTTATGCCTGA